TACGTGCTCGAGCGCCGCGTGCACCTCCCCGTCGAGGAATGGAACGCCCAGCTCTCCCTCCTCACCGGCATGGCGGCGGCGCGGCTCATGCTGGACGCGCGGATCGGCATCCTGCGCACCATGCCCGCGCCGACACCCGAGGCGTTCGCCGCGTTCCGCACGCAGACGGTGGCACTGGGCCTGCCCTGGACCGACGATGTCCCGTACGGCGAGTACCTGCGGACCCTCGACCACGCCCAGCCGCACGCGGCCGCTGTGCTTCAGGCGGCCACGAGCCTGTTCCGGGGCGCCGGCTACGTGGTCATGGACGGGACCGCTCCGGCTGACCCGCAGCAGTCCGCGATCGCGGCGCCGTACGCACACGTCACGGCCCCGCTGCGTCGGCTCGTCGACCGCTGGGGTCTCGTCATCTGCGAGGCGCTCTGCGCCGGTCGGCCGGTGCCGGATTGGGCACGGGAATCGCTGGCCGACCTGCCCTCGATCATGGGCAACTCGTCGCGGCTCGCCTCGCAGCTCGATGCCGGGGCGGTCGACAGGGTGGAGGCGGCGCTGCTGTCCTCCCGGATCGGGAGCGAGCTGGAGGCGACGGTGCTCGGGGTGCGCAACGGCAGCATCCTGGTGCAGCTGGACGACCCCATCGTGGCGGCATCCGCCCCGCGCCCGGACGACGTCGGCCCGGGCGACCGCGTGCGGCTGCGGGTGACGGCGGCGGACATCGCCTCCGGGCGGGTCGCGTTCGAGCCGGTCGCGGCGTAGCAGCCCGCGGCGCCGGGCGGTCAGCCCGGAGAACGTGAGGAGATGCGGGTCAGTGCGCTCCGACGCTCACCGTCGGCTCGCCCGAGGTCGTGTCGCCCATCTCGTCGGCGAGGCGGTTGGCCTCGGCGATGAGGGTCGCGACGATCTCGGACTCCGGAACCGTCTTGATGACCTCGCCCTTGACGAAGATCTGGCCCTTGCCATTGCCGCTCGCGACACCCAGGTCGGCCTCGCGGGCCTCACCGGGACCGTTGACGACGCAGCCCATGACCGCGACGCGCAGCGGAACGCTCATGCCCTGCAGCCCCTCCGTGACGCTGTCGGCAAGCGAGTACACGTCCACCTGGGCGCGACCGCACGACGGGCACGAGACGATCTCGAGCTTGCGCTCGCGCAGGTTGAGCGACTGCAGGATCTGCAGGCCCACCTTGACCTCTTCGGCGGGAGGGGCGGAGAGCGAGACGCGGATGGTGTCGCCGATCCCCTCGCCGAGAAGGATGCCGAACGCCGTCGCCGACTTGATGGTGCCCTGGAACGCCGGTCCGGCCTCGGTCACGCCGAGGTGGAGGGGCCAGTCGCCCCGCTCGGCGAGCATCCGGTACGCCTTCACCATGACGACCGGGTCGTTGTGCTTGACCGAGATCTTGAAGTCGTGGAAGTCGTGCTCCTCAAACAGGCTCGCCTCCCAGACGGCCGACTCGACGAGCGCCTCCGGGGTGGCCTT
This region of Leifsonia sp. fls2-241-R2A-40a genomic DNA includes:
- a CDS encoding RNB domain-containing ribonuclease, which translates into the protein MPDRRTRVAPSASAAPLAASLAALRRELGLPDAFPEAVAREADAVAAHHPLPDDDLTDVPFLTIDPAGSTDLDQALHLSRSGDGFRVRYAIADVPTLVVPGGEVDAEARRRGQTLYAPDGRVPLHPAAIGEDAGSLLPDRVRGAFVWDIVLDGSGHETSVHVSRARIRSRRQWSYDEAQAALDDGTAPAELALLRDVGLARIACERERGGASLNTPDEEIVFRDGAYVLERRVHLPVEEWNAQLSLLTGMAAARLMLDARIGILRTMPAPTPEAFAAFRTQTVALGLPWTDDVPYGEYLRTLDHAQPHAAAVLQAATSLFRGAGYVVMDGTAPADPQQSAIAAPYAHVTAPLRRLVDRWGLVICEALCAGRPVPDWARESLADLPSIMGNSSRLASQLDAGAVDRVEAALLSSRIGSELEATVLGVRNGSILVQLDDPIVAASAPRPDDVGPGDRVRLRVTAADIASGRVAFEPVAA
- the ispG gene encoding flavodoxin-dependent (E)-4-hydroxy-3-methylbut-2-enyl-diphosphate synthase, translating into MPKVPETLAPRRKSRQIRVGKVLVGGDAPVSVQSMTTTPTTNINATLQQIAELTASGCDIVRVAVPSRDDAEALPIIAKKSQIPVIADIHFQPNYVYAAIDAGCAAVRVNPGNIRKFDDQVAEIARRAKAADVSLRIGVNAGSLDRRLLEKYGKATPEALVESAVWEASLFEEHDFHDFKISVKHNDPVVMVKAYRMLAERGDWPLHLGVTEAGPAFQGTIKSATAFGILLGEGIGDTIRVSLSAPPAEEVKVGLQILQSLNLRERKLEIVSCPSCGRAQVDVYSLADSVTEGLQGMSVPLRVAVMGCVVNGPGEAREADLGVASGNGKGQIFVKGEVIKTVPESEIVATLIAEANRLADEMGDTTSGEPTVSVGAH